One part of the Calypte anna isolate BGI_N300 chromosome 12, bCalAnn1_v1.p, whole genome shotgun sequence genome encodes these proteins:
- the FAM107A gene encoding actin-associated protein FAM107A codes for MQARAQPGRSSSLSPHSHTSWDSGQHLPLGLPRAMLRKSASMYTEIQRERPDGGNILTHPDYIDGNPDLIKPKKLLNPVKASKSHQELHRELLMNHKRGLSVESKPELQRVLEHRRRNQIIRQKKEEEEAKKLQSPFEKELLKRHQRLDQLEKEQEKHEDHAPEFIKVKENLRRTTTVTEDEKAA; via the exons ATGCAGGCACGagcacagccaggcagaagcagcagtctCAGCCCCCACAGCCACACGTCGTGGGATTCGGGGCAGCACCTGCCCctgggtctccccagagccatGCTGCGGAAATCAG catcGATGTACACTGAAATACAGCGGGAGCGACCAGATGGTGGGAATATCCTGACTCACCCAGACTACATAGATGGAAACCCAGATCTCATCAAACCTAAAAAGCTCCTAAATCCTGTAAAAGCCTCAAAGAGCCACCAAGAGCTACACAGAGAGCTGCTGATGAACCACAAAAG AGGCTTGAGTGTGGAGAGCaagccagagctgcagagggTGCTTGAGCACCGTCGGCGAAACCAGATCATTAgacagaagaaggaagaggaagaggcaaAGAAATTGCAGTCTCCTTTTGAAAAAGAGCTACTGAAGAGGCACCAGAGGCTGGATCAG TTggagaaagagcaggagaagcaCGAAGACCATGCACCAGAATTCATTAAAGTCAAGGAAAACCTGAGGAGAACAACAACAGTGACTGAGGATGAGAAAGCAGCGTAA
- the FAM3D gene encoding protein FAM3D, with product MRVTVVIRFMALLFTLLGTWFLLQTYFDQTWKTISLRSWLGATKKASSESLPRHKCGNKRSCAQNHFAFKIISGAANVVGPSICFDGVTLMSSVKNNVGRGLNIALVNGTSGQLLKENTFDMYSGDISKLDTFLRAIKDGTIVLVASYDDAATKMNDKVQALFVELGSSHVKNLGFRDNWVFLGAKGLKNKSPFEEHIKNDKKTNKYEGWPELLEMEGCIPRKMD from the exons ATGCGGGTGACAG TTGTGATCAGGTTCATGGCACTGCTCTTCACACTGCTGGGCACATGGTTCCTCCTGCAGACATACTTTGATCAGACCTGGAAAACCATCAGCCTGAGGAGCTGGCTTG GTGCAACCAAGAAGGCCAGCA GTGAATCACTGCCCCGGCACAAGTGTGGGAACAAGAGGAGCTGTGCCCAGAACCATTTTGCCTTCAAGATTATCAGTGGTGCTGCAAATGTGGTGGGACCCTCCATCTGCTTTGATGGCGTGAC tctcaTGAGCAGTGTGAAGAACAACGTTGGCAGAGGCCTGAACATTGCACTGGTGAATG GAACAAGCGGGCAGCTCTTGAAAGAGAACACATTCGACATGTACTCTGGAG ATATCAGTAAACTGGACACTTTCCTCCGAGCGATCAAGGATGGCACCATCGTGCTGGTGGCGAGCTATGATGATGCTGCCACCAA AATGAACGACAAAGTACAGGCACTTTTTGTAGAGCTGGGTAGCAGCCATGTGAAGAACCTGGGCTTTCGGGACAACTGGGTCTTCTTGGGAGCAAAAGGGCTAAAGAACAAGAGCCCCTTTGAAGAG cacATCAAAAATGATAAGAAGACAAATAAATATGAAGGCTGGCCTGAACTGCTGGAGATGGagggctgcatccccaggaaGATGGATTAG